TTCATGTTTCCTTTGTGTCAACCCCAAGAAACATCCAAAGACTTCCCAAAGTTCCCCCTAATTTAGCAACTCTTATAGATTTGGTGGAGTTTCCATTACTCACACTAGACAATGAGATCTTGCCTGAAGGGGCTGAGGCCACTGTGGATATTCCACTAGACAATGTTGAGCACTTTAAGATTGCATATGATCTCCTGCAAATTCCATTCAAGCAATTCATTGGAAATCAATTGCCAGATTGGATTATTGTAGACTTTTGTGCTCATTGGGCTGTTGATATTGCACAAGAGTATAATGTCAAGCTCGTGCTCTTCACTGTTATGTCTGCTGCAACCGCTGTTTTCTTGGGGAGGCCACCAGgatatgtttttctttctgacCAAACACCAACTTGGGCTTCACCAGAAAGTCTAACAAAGCCGCCTGAGTGGGTTAGTTTTCCATCTTCAGTGGCATGGAGAGAATATGAGGCACCATTTGTACATGCAAACCTATATATAAAAGATGCTTCGGGCATAAGTGACGCTGCAAGGATTTCAAAGGTCCTGTGTGCATGTAATGCGTTGGCTATTCGTAGTTGCAAGGAGATTGAAGGTGAGTACTTGAATTTACACGAGAAACAGATGGGAAAGCCGGTGTTTTCAGTGGGTTTGCTCCCTCGGCCTCATGAAACAACTGAAACATCAAAAACCAATGATGGGTCATGGAGGAAGATCTTTGAATGGCTTGATAAACAAGTTCCAAAGTCATTTGTGTTTGTAGTGTTTGGCAGTGAGTGCAAGCTTAGTAAGGAACAAGTTCATGAGATTGCTTATGGGCTAGAGCTTTCTCTAGTGCCCTTTTTATGGGCACTAAGAAGACCCTTTTGGGGAAATGATGAAGGTGACATTTTGCCTTTTGGTTTTAGCAATCGAATATCTGATAGAGGAATGGTGTGTTTTGGCTGGGCTCCTCAGATGGAAATTTTGGCACACCCAGCGATTGGGGGGTCATTGTTTCATTCTGGGTGGGGATCTGTGATTGAGATATTGCAATTTGGTCATTCTCTTATTGTGTTGCCACTTGTTTATGATCAGTCTCTGAATGCAAGTCTTTTGgtagataaggatttggctgtGGAAGTTGAGAGAGGCAAAGATGGATCCTTTGATAGGGATGGCATAGCCAAGGCTCTGAGATTGACCATGGTGTCAGAGGAAGGAAAGACATTCAGAGTTCGTGCAAGGAAGGCCGCTGCTATATTTGGAGACGAGAATCGACATCAGCAATACTACATTGGTCGGTTTGTTGAGTATTTGAAAAATGGGGAATAAAACAGGAGTGATTGTCGACATTCATGGTAATAAGGCTTTGGTTTTTCATAGGAGCCAGCAGCATCCTTTTAgaccttctcttcttcttctttttttttttttttttttttttttttttttttttttttttttttttttttggagagagagagagagagagagaaagcatccTTTTAGACCTTAATTAAGAATAATTGTCTTAAATTTATGTTGGTACTTTCTAGTAAAGCTAATCGCatctattttcaatttcttcaaaaatcaagaaaaatgctTTCATAAAAATgggtccaaaacctagtttccTAGGTAGAAtgactaatctatatatatatatatatataataatagatgaatctgagaaaaactcaaattagatttctaaattagaatttcaattttacATCATgtatcctaaattatttattcttaaagaattttatttattaattttagaatcaaatgtggtaccacattataaatatttatctaagtgagttattaaatacaaaaaccaaagagtctagagtaaaaaaaaaaaaaaaaaaaaagtacttcacaataataaataaataaataacatggacaatttacattttatacctaataatatctttacaaaattttttaaagtattaacaaaatataaaaatgactatcattagtatttaaattatatatataggaattatattatgcattttattatatatctttaagtgtatccatgcatatgcatggggttacaagctagtatatatTACTTCCTCCGTCCAAGTTTGTTTGTCatttattccattttgagatgtcctaaaatattgtcctgtttctaaaaatttactaatattcctattatacctctactttattttcaaagctatttgaaaagaaaactaaatatttaaaataaaattaaaaaatcaatctaattgggacacctttttagttgcctcattaaaaataactctttaaaaaaaattgataaatttatttaagagtaATTTTGTaaagttatacatttttataaggcagacaagacaataaacgatattcccttaaaaagttgaacttttcaaacaggacaaacaaattggaACGGAGGGAGTAATAGacaaaatttagagaaagttCAATTGGAATTTGAAATCAGAAtgcaattttgcgccatgtgtctaaatttatgtgggacccacaccataattatccacttaagtttgtgccaaatgagttaatgaatgcaaaatacgaaaaatctaatattaatgaactatggagtataaattaaaaaaaaaaaaaaaaaaaaaaaaaaaaaaaaaaaaccgattacatactcaataaaaatcaccacatgttctatcttattaaaattaggaagaaaaaaatgattataagtagtattaaatttatgtaagaattttaatatgtgactaattacatttactttttttttaaaaaaaaaattgactaattatttatattcttatgataaaaattgtgtttaattttaaatgtttt
This genomic stretch from Quercus robur chromosome 4, dhQueRobu3.1, whole genome shotgun sequence harbors:
- the LOC126721551 gene encoding putative UDP-rhamnose:rhamnosyltransferase 1 translates to MVRGRLHVVTLPWSAFGHMFPFFQLSLALAKAGVHVSFVSTPRNIQRLPKVPPNLATLIDLVEFPLLTLDNEILPEGAEATVDIPLDNVEHFKIAYDLLQIPFKQFIGNQLPDWIIVDFCAHWAVDIAQEYNVKLVLFTVMSAATAVFLGRPPGYVFLSDQTPTWASPESLTKPPEWVSFPSSVAWREYEAPFVHANLYIKDASGISDAARISKVLCACNALAIRSCKEIEGEYLNLHEKQMGKPVFSVGLLPRPHETTETSKTNDGSWRKIFEWLDKQVPKSFVFVVFGSECKLSKEQVHEIAYGLELSLVPFLWALRRPFWGNDEGDILPFGFSNRISDRGMVCFGWAPQMEILAHPAIGGSLFHSGWGSVIEILQFGHSLIVLPLVYDQSLNASLLVDKDLAVEVERGKDGSFDRDGIAKALRLTMVSEEGKTFRVRARKAAAIFGDENRHQQYYIGRFVEYLKNGE